A region from the Achromobacter seleniivolatilans genome encodes:
- the dapF gene encoding diaminopimelate epimerase: MGDNPVMNWNFTKMHGAGNDFVVLDGVRQTIEMTPERARALGDRHFGIGADQILLVERATRPDADFRYRIFNSDGSEVEHCGNGARCFVRFVHEQGLSDRNPLRAEIATGILVLDEGDDEQVTVEMGSTRFDPPALPFDTAGLASQREGEDTLWELPLDAPAGLPATVLLSAVAISNPHAVQVVDNVDTAPVAILGPLIETHPRFARRVNAGFMQVVDRHNIRLRVFERGAGETLACGTGACAAVAAGIRRGLLESPVRVQTRGGVLTIAWNGEQLRMTGPAESVFTGQVDIDKLVFSMALNR; the protein is encoded by the coding sequence ATGGGCGATAATCCGGTGATGAACTGGAACTTCACCAAAATGCATGGCGCTGGCAACGATTTCGTCGTGCTCGACGGGGTCCGCCAGACCATCGAAATGACGCCCGAACGCGCACGCGCGTTGGGCGACCGGCACTTTGGCATCGGCGCCGACCAGATCTTGCTGGTTGAACGCGCCACCCGGCCAGACGCCGACTTCCGCTACCGCATTTTCAATTCGGACGGCAGCGAGGTCGAACACTGCGGCAACGGCGCGCGTTGCTTCGTGCGTTTCGTGCACGAACAAGGCCTATCCGACCGCAACCCGCTGCGCGCTGAAATCGCCACGGGCATCCTCGTTCTGGACGAAGGCGACGATGAGCAAGTCACGGTCGAAATGGGCAGCACCCGATTCGATCCCCCCGCCCTGCCCTTTGACACCGCTGGCCTGGCTTCGCAACGCGAAGGCGAAGACACGCTGTGGGAATTGCCGCTGGACGCGCCCGCCGGTCTGCCGGCCACAGTCCTGCTGTCCGCCGTGGCCATCTCCAATCCGCACGCGGTGCAGGTTGTGGACAACGTCGACACGGCTCCCGTCGCCATCCTGGGACCGTTGATCGAAACCCATCCGCGCTTCGCGCGCCGGGTCAACGCCGGGTTCATGCAAGTGGTGGACCGCCACAATATCCGCCTGCGCGTGTTTGAACGCGGCGCGGGCGAAACCCTGGCTTGCGGCACCGGCGCCTGCGCCGCAGTCGCCGCAGGCATCCGCCGCGGCCTGCTTGAGTCCCCCGTTCGCGTGCAAACGCGCGGCGGCGTGCTCACCATCGCCTGGAACGGCGAACAACTGCGCATGACGGGCCCAGCCGAGTCCGTCTTCACGGGGCAAGTCGACATCGACAAGCTCGTCTTCTCCATGGCGCTGAACCGCTGA
- a CDS encoding lysophospholipid acyltransferase family protein, with the protein MNDFKTRSLVSLLKWFARIKPSTRQRIGACLGWLAPRLARSRAHIVRRNLALCFPEQPESVREQWLADHFRALAQTIVDRGVLWYGTEEQVKEMVTQTGAELANELVAQGRSVILLAPHFVALDATATRLTMVFPSAATMYTPQSDPGIDAIVAAGRARFNEVHLVSRKDGVRGLIRHLRAPRPVYYLPDMDFGRQGSVFVPFFGVPAATLLATAQLAKKWDAVVLPIVGFWNPETGRYHVDVLPPLKDFPGEDTLEEATARLNRELETWVRRCPSQYYWVHRRFKTRPPGEPKVY; encoded by the coding sequence ATGAACGACTTCAAAACGCGCTCGCTGGTCTCCTTGCTGAAATGGTTCGCCCGCATCAAGCCGTCTACACGTCAACGCATCGGAGCCTGCCTTGGGTGGCTTGCACCGCGCCTGGCCAGATCGCGCGCACACATCGTGCGCCGCAATCTGGCGCTGTGTTTTCCTGAACAGCCCGAGTCTGTCCGCGAACAATGGCTCGCCGACCATTTCCGGGCCTTGGCGCAAACCATCGTGGACCGCGGTGTGCTTTGGTATGGCACCGAAGAACAGGTCAAAGAAATGGTCACGCAGACCGGCGCCGAACTCGCCAACGAGCTGGTCGCGCAGGGCCGCTCCGTGATCCTTCTGGCCCCGCACTTTGTTGCCCTGGACGCCACCGCGACCCGGCTGACGATGGTGTTCCCCAGTGCCGCCACCATGTACACCCCGCAAAGCGATCCTGGCATCGACGCAATCGTGGCTGCGGGCCGGGCCCGTTTCAATGAGGTCCACCTCGTCAGCCGCAAGGACGGCGTGCGCGGGCTGATCCGCCATCTGCGGGCGCCGCGTCCGGTCTATTACCTGCCCGACATGGATTTTGGCCGCCAAGGCTCGGTCTTCGTACCGTTCTTTGGCGTCCCGGCAGCCACGCTGCTGGCTACCGCCCAACTGGCCAAAAAATGGGATGCCGTGGTGCTGCCCATTGTTGGATTCTGGAACCCGGAGACCGGCCGCTACCATGTAGACGTGCTGCCGCCGCTCAAAGACTTCCCGGGTGAAGACACACTGGAAGAGGCCACCGCCAGGCTCAACCGCGAGCTGGAAACCTGGGTGCGCCGCTGCCCCAGCCAGTACTACTGGGTTCATCGCCGCTTCAAGACGCGCCCGCCTGGCGAACCGAAAGTCTATTGA